Below is a window of Pseudomonas sp. B21-040 DNA.
GCGACGTGGTTCCCCCCGCGACAAATTGACCCGATAGACAAAAGGTGCGGCACTTGCCGTGCCTTTTGCGTCCGGCTCTGAGAAAATGCCCGCACTTTTTTTCCGGATGCCGACATGACTGCCCTGAAGAACGACCGTTTCCTTCGCGCCCTGCTCAAGCAACCCGTAGACGTCACCCCTGTGTGGATGATGCGTCAGGCCGGTCGCTACCTGCCTGAATACCGCGCCAGCCGTGCCAAGGCCGGCGACTTCATGAGCCTGTGCATGAACCCGGAGTTCGCTTGCGAAGTCACGCTGCAGCCGCTTGACCGCTATCCACAACTGGACGCGGCGATCCTGTTCTCCGACATCCTGACCATCCCCGATGCCATGGGCCAAGGCCTGTACTTCGAAACCGGTGAAGGTCCACGCTTCAAGAAAGTCGTCAGCACCATGGCCGACATCGAAGCCTTGCCGATTCCTGATCCGCACAAAGACCTCGGCTACGTGATGGACGCGGTCAGCACCATCCGCCGCGAACTCAATGGCCGCGTGCCGCTGATCGGCTTTGCCGGCAGCCCATGGACCCTGGCCACCTATATGGTCGAAGGCGGCTCGTCGAAAGACTACCGCAAGACCAAAACCATGCTCTACGACAACCCGCAAGCCTTGCACCTGCTGCTGGACAAGCTCGCGCAGACGGTCACCAGCTACCTCAACGGCCAGATCATGGCCGGCGCGCAAGCGGTGCAGATCTTCGACAGTTGGGGCGGCAGCCTCTCGGCGGCGGCGTACCAGGAATTCTCCCTGGCCTACATGAAAAAGATTGTCAGCGGCCTGATCCGCGAGCACGAAGGCCGCAAGGTTCCGGTCATCCTGTTCACCAAGAACGGTGGCCTGTGGCTGGAAAGCATCGCCGACGCTGGCGCGGATGCATTGGGCCTGGACTGGACCTGCGACATCGGCAGCGCCCGTGATCGCGTCGGCAGCAAAGTCGCGTTGCAAGGCAACATGGACCCGACCGTGCTCTACGCCAAACCAGAAGCCATCCGCACCGAAGTCGGCCGCATCCTCGCCAGCTACGGCAAAGGCAGTGGCCACGTGTTCAACCTCGGCCATGGCATCACCCCGGAAGTTGATCCGGAGCATGCTGGCGCCTTCCTGCGCGCGGTGCATGAGTTGTCGGCGCAATATCACGAGTGATCGTCGCCCAATAAAAACGCCCGGCTTATGCCGGGCGTTTTTGTTTTTAATGTAGGAGTGAGCCTGCTCGCGATAGCGGTGAATCAGTCGCCGAATGTATTGGCTGATACTCCGCTATCGCGAGCAGGCTCACTCCTACACTGGTTTTGTGTCAGGCCTTGACACCCTGTAGTGGCGGCAACTTCGCCAGCTTCAACGCCACCAGCAGCGCAATCACCAGCAACCCGCCGACAAACAAGCCGATTCCGTTCCATCCGCCCAAGTGCCAGAACACCCCGCCCGCCGTCCCGGCAATACTCGACCCGGCGTAGTAGCTGAACAGATAAAGCGATGACGCTTGCCCCCTGGCCTTGATCGCCCGGCGCCCGATCCAGCTGCTCGCCACCGAATGCGCGCCAAAGAAACCAAAGGTAAAGATCAGCATGCCAATGATCACCAGGGGCAATGGTGTGAACATCGTCAGGGCAAGGCCGGCGAGCATCAGCACAATCGTCGCCCAGAGCACTTTGCGCCGACCCAGCTTGTCAGCCAGCGAACCGATTTTCGCCGAGCTGTAAATCCCCGACAGGTACACCACCGAGAGCAGTCCGACGAAGGCTTGCTCCATGTGATACGGCTCGGCCAGCAAGCGGTAACCGATGTAGTTGAACAGTGTGACGAACGCGCCCATCAACACAAAGGCTTCAAGGAACAATAACGGCAAACCAGCATCGCGAAAGTGCATGGTGAAACCGTCGAGCAAGCTGCGCGGGTGCAGCGAGCGGGCGCGGAAGTTGCGCGACTCGGGAAGGATTTTCCAGAACACCGCTGCAGCGATCAGGGCCAGGCCGCCGATCACCAGCATCGCCGTGTGCCAGCTGACGAAGTCGATCAACACGCCGGTGATCAAGCGCCCGCACATCCCGCCAATCGCATTGCCGCCGATGTACAAACCCATCGCCAGGCCTAGATGCTGCGGGTGGATCTCTTCGCTCAAGTACGTCATCGCGACTGCCGCCAGGCCACTCAACGACAACCCGATCAGCGCGCGCATCAGCAACACGCCGTGCCAGCTCGGCATCATCGAACTGGCGACGGTGCACAGCGCCGCGGCGAACAGCGCGGTGACCATCACCGACTTGCGGCCGACACGGTCGGAGATGGGCCCGGTGATCAACAGGCCAATGGCGAGCATGCCGGTGGCGACCGACAGGATCAGGCTGCTCTGCGCCGCGTTGATCGAATACTCGTGAGACAACAGCGGCATCATCGGCTGCACGCAGTAGAGCAGGGCGAAGGTGGCGAAGCCACCGCAAAACAGCGCCAGCACCGTGCGCATGAACGCCGGCGTGCCTTTCTCGATATAAATCTCTTTGAGCTCGGCGACGACATCGTCCGCTGCGGCGGGCGGAACTTCATGGGCGAGTGGAGCGACAGCAGTCTTCACGTTGGACCTCGGAGGGGCGCAGTCAGGCAGGCAGTGAAAAAATCATATAGCTGGCTAATGATTCAATCCAATATATTGTTCGACCTGTTTAAGAGGTTTTACGACCTAATGGGGTTTTCATGGAATTGCGTCACTTGCGCTACTTCATCGCCGTCGCCGAAGAACTGCATTTCGGCCGCGCCGCACAAGTGTTGGGCATCTCGCAGCCACCGCTGAGCCAGCAGATTCAGGCGCTTGAGCAAGAGGTTGGCGCACGGTTGTTCGAACGAACCAATCGTCGGGTCGAGCTCAGCGAAGCGGGGCGGTTGTTCCTGCAAGAAGCGCGGCTGGCGCTGGCGCAGGTCGACAAAGCCGCCGATGTGGCGCGGCGTGCGCAACTGGGTGAGCTCGGAGAACTGAAGATCGGCTTCACCTCATCGGCGCCGTTCAACTCGACCATTCCCCAGGCGATTTTTTCATTCCGCCAGCGCTTTCCGGCGGTGCACCTGAACCTGCGGGAGATGAGCAGCACTCAGGTCGCCGATGCACTGGTCGACGAATCGATCGAGGTCGGCATCATGCGGCCATTGGGGTTGCCGGACTCGCTCAGTGTGGTGGAACTGATGCGCGAGCCCTTGGTGGCGGTGCTCAGCTCCAAGCATCCGCTGGTCAACGGCAGTGAAGAGGGCTTGTTCCTGTCGGCACTGGCCCTCGAACCTTTTGTGTTTTTTCCTCGCAGTTATGGCAGTGGCCTATACGCGCAATTACTCAGCCTGGCCCGCGATTCAGGCTTTAGCCCGCACTTCGCGCAAGAGGCGGGCGAAGCGATGACGATTATCGGGTTGGTCGCAGCAGGGTTGGGCGTGTCGGTGCTGCCGGCGTCGTATCAGCGGATGCGCATCGACGGCGTGGTGTATCGGCCATTGCTTGATCCGGCGGCGGTGTCGGCGGTGTGGCTGGTGCAGCGCAAGGATCAGAAGTCGCCGATGGCCAAGGCGTTTGTTGAGTTGTTGACGCGTAAGGTTGAGCCATTGAAGGCGTGATTGAATATCGAATGATCAGAATTCTTGGTTAAGTAGGTGTAGCTCAAGAGCTACACTCGCCGCATGACGGAGATTCTTCGAAGTTCAACATTCTCAGGCTGGTCGTCAGTTAGTCATCCTCCTTTGTGGCGGTGACAAAAGCAGCCAAACACGTGACATCAAACAAGCCAGGCTAATTGCAAGAGCCTGGCAGGAGCAAAACCCATGACCGAACAATTCACTCGCTGGGACTCAGCCGAGTACCTCAAGACCGAAGAGGACATGGCTAATTACCTTGACGCTTGTATGGAAGAAGCGGGAGATGACCCAGCGTTTATTGCCAAAGCACTCGGAACCATTGCGCGGGCTCGCGGCATGACCCAAGTCGCACGGGATGCAGGACTCTCTCGTGAAAGCCTTTACCGCGCATTGTCAGGGGAAGGGAATCCAGAGTTCGGCACGATCCTCAAAGTCGTGAAAGCTTTAGGATTGAAGTTACACGCCAGTACCTGAATTGAACGTTTTGAGTGATACTCCTCCCGTTCCCGAAAGGGGCTTGTGAGACTCTGAGGATCCTGGGCAACCAGCCATCGCAGAGCCAGACAGGTACAGGGCGATGACAAGCCGACCTGTTTGCGAAGGGGCGCCGAAAGGCGCCCTTTGTCGTTTTAGCGTTAGCCGGTTCAGTCACTCCCCCCGATCCCCGATCAAGACGCGCAATAGCCTGCAAGCTGTCGACAATCAAACCGGTCGTGCTGGCATTGCTGCAAGCAAGTTGATTCAAGCTCAGTAAGCGTTTGAACGGCCTCTGCGCCAAGCGCGGGGGCCGTCTTCACACTTGCTGGAAGCGCTGATGTCCATCCGCTGGCGCCGTTACGACGCAGCAGGCGTACTTTGCTGCGCTGAAACTTGCCCCTGCAATCGTCGCCCGACGACATCCAGCAAATCACAACCATCGCGCAATGACGTCACCAACACCCGCGCCAACTCACTGTGAACGCCTCCGCCAAACGCAAAACTCTCAAGTAGCTGGGTCGCAGTGCGGATGCGGTAGGCAGCCGTTTCGTGCAACACGTCCAGGGGCGCTTCGGTGTCGATCACCAGCGAAGCGATGGTGCAATCGATGCCGGTGATAGGCATGTATCTATCCATGACAAAAAACCTCCATTGCGAAAGAGCGCGCGATTACTTATTGGTGACTGTTGGATGGCGCCATAGACAACCCACTGGGAGGGTCAAGAATGTCCAGGGCCCGGTTGACCATCAGCTCGGCCAGCACGATCAGTTGCTGAATGGCCAATGCCTCGTTGCGGCGCGAGCCTTCGAGTTCGCAGGCGAGGTCGGTGGTCATCACATTCAGCGAGGCGAGGGTTTCAGTAGCGTGACAGAGCAAGGACTCCGTATCGACAGACGGGTTGATGCTAAATACATGGCTGACAGGGTCGGGGCGGTTTGGATTGCGCAAGCGCGCGCTGACGGTGCGCTCGGTGGTTTCGGAGAGTTTGGCTAGATCGGCGGTGTCAGCGGTATCAGCGTCTTTCTGGTCTGGCGATTGCGGACGATCGGGATTGATTTTTTTCATTGTGGAGCTCCCTTATTTTTTTAAAGAAAAGCGGCATCCTTTCCGGCTATTCATAATTGATCGGCAGCGATATATGGGCTGCCGATACCGATAGATTTATAACTAAAAACGTCATCCTTATTGTTCAAATAAGTGAACATTTGTGTAATTAAATGATTCTCTAGAAATCTCTGTAAGTAAGTTCGTTTTATATTGTGGGATTCGTCTACTGCATGGCTTGCAGAAATAAACGTCGAATTAAACGTTATTTAATGAATGTATAATCAGGTTGGGTGTGTCTGTTTGTACGCCAAGCAGGCGGGCCAGGTGATAATCACAAAAACAAATAGAAATGCTCGGTTTGAGTGATCAAATTTATTACAGGTGATTGGAAGGTATTTAATGCACAAAATAGAAAAAACAGAAAATTTAAAGAGGAATATTAAGTACCTTATAAAAAGCCGGGGAGAAACTCAGATATCGTTGTGTAATTCAGTTGGGTTGACCAGGACTACTATCTACAACATTTTGGAAGGGAGGGTTGTCAATGTTCAGCAGTCTACCATTCGTAAAATTTCTGATTTTTTTGGTGTGTCCTATAAAGAAATAGAAACTGTAGATTTTGAAGAAAGGGAAGTTATAGAAAGCAGCGTTTCTTTGCTGGGTAATATGAATCCGGCGGCGGTTCCTGTTGTTAAAGAAAGTTTGCTTGTGCAAAGTCTTGATAAGAGGATCGGTGAGTTGGTTGTAACCCATCCTTTGACCTATTTTTTCGGTACGGCCTGCAATTTAATCGGTGTGCTTCTGGAAAGCGAAATCAGCGGCGTGAATGAGTCGGGGGATTTGTTGATAGTGAAGAAAGGTTTGTCGAGTAGCGATAAAGAAAAACTTGTGTATGACAAGGCAACAAAAAATCTATTTATAACGAGAGAGTCTTCCTGTTGTTCTGATGATGTTCTTGTAATAGGAGAGATAGTGGAGGAACGGTTCAATGGATAGTCTCTCGGAAAACAGCAGCTACAAATTACTAGGGTTTGAAAATAGTAAAGGCCTTGCCGTTATCATGATCGTTTCAACGGGGAAGGTTATAAAAATTAAGCTGGATGATTTATTGAAAAGTGATGTGGTGGATAATTTAAACAGAGCAGAAATAAAGTCTGTGTACAGGAAGTTTTATTCAGGTGGTGCGGCATTGACAGCATACGAAATAAATGATCGACAAGAGAAGTCATGGATGATTTATGTCGCTCTTAATTTGTTGCTTTTTGCGCTATATATCTTCACAAATGTTGCCGCAACGAAACTGGTCTACATAGAGTGGCTTGATATCATTGTCACTCCAGGGGTTTTCATTTACCCATTAACCTTTTTAATAGTTGATGTGTTGAATGAGTTTTATGGGCTTAGACTTGCGAGGAAAGCCATATTATTTGCTTTTGCGAGTAATGCTCTGATTACTGTTTTGTTAAGCGCTACTAGTTTTCTTCCGGGTTTGTCAGGCTGGAAGCTTGATGAGCCATATAGCGAGGTCATGACTCATGTGTCGTCTGTGTTGGTGGCGTCTTCCATTTCCTTCATTTTTTCCGAATATGTAAATTCCTACTTGTTGAACAAAATAAAACAGCTTACTAGCTCTAGGTTTTTATTCTTGCGGGTTTTTTTAAGTACGTTGTTTGCGGTGATAATAGATAGTTTCATTTTTTGTTTTATTGCATTTTACGGATCAATGGCTACTGCCGAAGTGCTTAATATCGTTTATGTTCAAATCGCCATAAAAATGTGTTTCGCTGTTTTTAATATTCTGCCTGCCTATGGAGCAAGATCCCTATTTAAACGGTACGTGGTTAGCGCCTAAAGCGTACAAGAAGGGGAAGTGGTACGGCTTCCCCAGGATTGTTGCTATCTGATCTTTTGTTTGTTTTCCAGGCTTTTCATAACCTTAGCCTTGTTCTCCAAAAACTCATTCAGCCCTTTCGCTCGAAGATTGCACGCATCGCAATTACCGCATCCAATCCCTATTATTCCGTTGTAGCAAGTCAGTGTCTGGTGCTGAATCAATTCAAGCTTCCCATGCTGCTCGGCAAGCGCCCATGTTTCTGCCTTGTTCAGCCACATGAGTGGCGTTTCAATCCGCAGCCTGTAGTCCATGCCCAGTTCAATGGCTTTGTTTAGAGTCCTGACAAATTCGTCACGGCAATCCGGGTAGCCAGAGAAATCTGTCTCGCAAACACCTGTGATGACTGCCTCGGCCTGTACTTGATAGGCATAAATAGCAGCCAAGGTTAAAAACAGAATATTCCGGCCGGGCACAAAGGTGCTTGGCAGACTTTCTCCTGAGCTATCCACACCGGGTACTGGAATGTTATCGCGCGTCAAACTACTGCTTGCCAGTTCATTCAACAACGTAGTGTCCAGCACCTTGTGCACGGTCACGCCAAGCTCTTTCGACAGCTGCTGCGCGACCTCGATTTCCGCGCGGTGGCGCTGGCCATAGTCGAACGTAATGCAGTGGATTTCATCGTAGAGCGGCAACGCGTGGATCAAGCAGGTGGTGGAGTCCTGCCCACCGCTGAAAACGATAACGGCCTTTTTAGTCATGGTTCGTTCGTCCTTGTGATGCCCCGACATATCACGGGGCATTGAACCTAGCGCAAAGCCTCAATTCTGGTTGTGGGACGTTTCCGAAATGATGTATTCCAGCTTCCCTTTATTTCATTCCTATCCTCGGAATGGACGTGCGTTGAGCCCATTCTCCACCTCACTCAACCCGCACCAACTCCCCACGCAACACCACGCCAGACACTTGCACCTTCGGCAAACACTGATAGCTCCCGCTGTCGCTGCTTAAATCGCGTTTGCCAGTTCCCGCAATATTGATCACGGCATTGGCCCCGGCCTTTTTCGCCTTGCTCTGCAACGTCGCCAGCGTCGATTGCAGTGCCCAGAAGCAGGCGTCTTCATCCGACACCTCTTCGTTATGGGTGATTCGACTGCTGCTCACGGTATTCAGCTTGCTGACGTTGGCCGGTAGCGCTTCTCCTGCCAGGTAGAACTTGACGCTGCCGTCCAGCAAGCCGATCTCGGTGGCGCGTTTCACGCCTTCACGGAAGTTCTGGAAGGTGGGTTCGTAGGCATTTTGCAGGGCGACGAGTTGGTCGCGGTCCGGGTCGGCGGCCAGTTGCTGGATCACGTCGTCGCGCAGATAGGTGATCCAGCGGTTGTAGGTGCCGTGGATCCGGCCGTCCTGGTAGTCCAGGCCGCGGCTGTCGCGGTAGTCGATTTCGAACGAATTCGATGTGTAAGGGATGTCGATTTCGGCGTGGTGTTTGTCACGCACGGTGACGGCCGCTTTGATCATGCCGGGACGCGCCGACTGCACTACCCATTGGCGTTCGATCAACGCGGTGACGATGGCGCGGCTCATGCGGTCGTTGGTCAAGCCTCGGTCACTGGGGAAGTGTTCCTTGGCGGTGTACACCGGATTGCCGGTGCAACCGCCCAGCGCAACGGCCACGGCGAACAACGCGACGATGCGCTGGGACAGAGTCATTCCTTTTACTCCAAACGTGTTTCAGGTCAGTGCCAGCGACGGAAGATCAACGAGGTGTTGACGCCACCAAAAGCGAAATTGTTGTTCATCACGTATTCGTTGCTCATCTGCCGGAACTCGCCTCGCAGGTAATCCAGTTTGCCGCAGTGCGGGTCGACCTCGTCGAGGTTGAAAGTGTGTGCGTACAGGTCGCTGTTCATCATTTCAATGCTGAACCAGGACTCCAGCGCACCGCAGGCGCCCAGGGTGTGGCCGAGGAAGCTTTTTTGCGAACTGATCGGCATGTGCTCGCCGAACAATGCGCTGGTAGCCAGTGTTTCGGCGATGTCGCCCTGTTCTGTCGCGGTGCCGTGACCGTTCACGTAGCCGATGTCCGTAGGCTGAAGCCCGGCGTCTTCGAGGGCGAGTTCCATGGCCCGGCGCATGGTGAGTTGCTCCGGTCGTGTGGTGTGTTGGCCGTCGGCGTTGCTGCCGAAACCGACGAGTTCAGCATGAATGCGTGCACCGCGTACCAAGGCATGTTCCAGCTCTTCCAGCACCAGCATGCCGCCGCCTTCACCGATCACCAGGCCGTCGCGACCCTTGTCATAAGGACGCGGGGTGGTTTGCGGGGCGTCGTTTTTCAGGCTGGTGGCGTAGAGCGCGTCGAAGACCATCGCTTCGGTCGGGCACAGCTCTTCGGCGCCGCCGGCGAGCATCAGTGGCAATCGGCCGAACTTGATCGCCTCGTAGGCATAACCAATGCCCTGGCTGCCGCTGGTGCAGGCGCTCGACGTCGGGATCAACCGACCGGTGAGGCCGAAGAAGATGCTGATGTTCGCGGCCGTGGTGTGCGGCATCATCCGCACATAGGAGTTGGCGTTCAGGCCTTCGGCCACCGAGTTGAGCAGCATGTTGCCGAACGCCTTGATCTCGTCGGTGCTGCCGGTAGATGAGCCGCAAGCGACGCCCATGCGCCCGTCCTTGATCGACTCGTCGCCCAGTAATCCGGCGTCGGCCAGTGCTTGCTCGGCAGCGCCCACAGCAAGCCGCGACACGCGGCCCATGCTGCGCAGTTGCTTGCGGGTCCAGTGGCTCGGGACTTTGAAGTCATCGATGGGGCCGGCCAGGCGTGTATTGAGTTCGGTAAAGCGATCCCATTCGTCCATGCGCCGGATGCCGCTGCGGTTGGCCGCGAAGTTGCCGGCGATGGTTGCCCAGTCGCTGCCCAGTGAGGTGATGCCGGCCATGCCGGTGACGACAACGCGCTTCATCAGCACAGGCCTCCATTGACGGCCAGAACCTGCCGGGTGATGTACGACGCTTCCGCCGACATCAGGAAATTCACCGCGCCGGCCACCTCTTCAGGGGTGCCCATGCGTTGTGCGGGGATCATTTTCATCAGTTCTTCCACGGGCACGTTTTCATCGAGCATGGCGGTGTCGATCAAGCCGGGTGCGACGCAATTGACGGTGATTTTGCGTTTGCCCAATTCAATCGCCAGCGCCTTGGCCGCACCGATCAGACCGGCCTTGGAGGCACTGTAGTTGACCTGGCCACGATTGCCGATCAACCCCGACACCGAAGTGATGCAGACAATCCGCCCGGCAGCGCGACGACGAATCATCGGCATCATTACCGGGTGCAGCACGTTGTAGAAACCATCGAGGTTCGTGCGCATCACCACGTCCCAATCATCCTCGCTCAGCGCCGGAAAAGCACCGTCACGGGTCAGGCCGGCATTGAGCACCACGCCGTAATAGGCGCCGTGGGTGTCTACGTCGGCTTCGAGAATGGCTTTGCAGCTGGCGCGGTCGGAGACGTCGAATTGCAGGACACGCGCGTTGCGGCCCAAGGCTTCGATTTCGGCTTTGACGGCAATAGCGTCCGTCAGACCGCTTCGGCAATGCAGCACGATGTCATGCCCGGCCTGGGCCAGACGCAAAGCGATGGCGCGGCCGATGCCGCGGCTGGAACCGGTGACCAGTACGGATTCAGTCATGACTGGACTCCTTGGGATTCATGAAGATATTGAGCGGCCTGAGGCGGACGAAACACGTTCAGGCGTGCGGTGGCGTGGATGCCGGGGGCGTTGATATGGCATTCGAACACGCCCATGCCGTTGTCGTCTTCCAGTGACCGAATGCCATGGATGGTCAGTTCGGTGCCGACCGGGAAGTGCTCGACGTTGCATTCGAATTTGCGGCTGCCGAGCAGAAAGCCCAACTCCACCTCATCGCCGCGCTGGCGCGCATGGCAACCGGCGTAGGCGGCGACACTCTGGGCCATTATTTCAATGCCGACCCAGGCCGGCAGGCTGCCGTCGGGACGGTTGAACAGACCGCCGGGCCTGACGGTCATGCGGGTGTGAATCTGCTCCTCGTCGAATGCAAGGATCTGCTCGATGAGGATCATGTCGCCAGCGTGTGGCAGCAACTCGGCGAGCGGCCAGTCAATCATGGTGCGTCTCCGATAATCAGGCTGACGTTGTTGCCACCGAAGGCAAAGGAATTGCTCATCAAATAGCGAGGTGCAATGGACGTCAGGCGATCGGCCGGGGTCACCCAATGCAAGGCGGGCAACAGCGGGTCGGGCTGGCCGTCCCAGACGTGGGGCGCCAGGCTGTGGTCGAGGTTGTCCGGGCCCAGGCTCAGCCAGCAGAACGCGGCTTCCAGGGCACCGGCGGCGCCGAGGGTGTGACCGGTCATCGGCTTGGTCGACGAGCAGGGCACGCCTTGCGGGAACAGTGCGGCCACGGCAAGGCTTTCCATGGCGTCGTTATGCTGGGTCGCGGTGCCGTGCAAGTTCAGGTAATGGATTTGCTGCGGTTGCAGGTTTGCGCGGCTCAGGGCTTTGCTCATGGCTTGCAGCGCGCCACGACCAGTCGGCTCTGGCGCCGAAATGTGGTGGGCATCGGAACTGGCGCCGCTGCCGAGCAGGGCGATGGCGTGGTCTTTGCCAGCGGTTTTGCTCATCAAAAACAACGCGGCCGCCTCGCCAATGTTGATGCCGTTGCGGTTGACCGAAAACGGATTGCAGCGCTGCGCGGACACCGCTTCCAGGGCCGAAAAACCGTTAAGGGTCAGTTTGCACAAGCTGTCGACGCCGCCGCACAACACCGCGTCGCACAGGCCCAGATCCAGAAGGCGCTGGGCACTCATCAGCGCTCGTGCGCTGGAGGTGCAGGCGGTGGAAATCACATAGGCCGGGCCACTCAATTGCAGCCAGTCGGCGAGAAAACTGGCCGGTGCGCCGAGTTCTTGCTGCTGATAGTCGTATTCAGCGGGAAATTCGTCTTCGCGGATGTAATGGGCCAACCCACGGCTGGCCTCATCGATGCCCGAGGTGCTGGTGCCCAGGATCACGCCGATACGATCGCGGCCGTAGGTCTGGATCGCCTGATCGATCTCTTCGCGAATTTGCAGGGCGGCTTCCAGCAACAATTGGTTGTTGCGGGTGTTTTGCTTTTTCAGCTCAACGGGGATCGGTGCCAAGTCGCCGCTGACCGCCGCCACCGGCAACGAGCGCTCTGGCACCCAGCCGGTTTCGACGCGCAGGCCT
It encodes the following:
- a CDS encoding beta-ketoacyl-[acyl-carrier-protein] synthase family protein, which translates into the protein MTAYLNALGVICALGRGKREVAANLFAGDCSGLRVETGWVPERSLPVAAVSGDLAPIPVELKKQNTRNNQLLLEAALQIREEIDQAIQTYGRDRIGVILGTSTSGIDEASRGLAHYIREDEFPAEYDYQQQELGAPASFLADWLQLSGPAYVISTACTSSARALMSAQRLLDLGLCDAVLCGGVDSLCKLTLNGFSALEAVSAQRCNPFSVNRNGINIGEAAALFLMSKTAGKDHAIALLGSGASSDAHHISAPEPTGRGALQAMSKALSRANLQPQQIHYLNLHGTATQHNDAMESLAVAALFPQGVPCSSTKPMTGHTLGAAGALEAAFCWLSLGPDNLDHSLAPHVWDGQPDPLLPALHWVTPADRLTSIAPRYLMSNSFAFGGNNVSLIIGDAP